ACTAGAGGTTATTTATTCAGTTTCCTGCCAGCGTTGAACCTCCCAGGCTGCTCCGGGTCCAGCTGAAAATTGAGCGTCAACTAACCCTTGTTCATACTGGATCATTGCATTTTCCTTTAATTGAACTTTATAACCAACTATTTCAGAGATAATTACTCCATTATGAAGATAAATCAGACCATCTGTCGCATAAAATATGGCCCCGGTTGCGTTATTATGTATATCCATTGCCGCATTATGATGGGTGCAGGTCGATGTTTCTTCTCCCTGACAATCAGATGTCGTTAAAAGCATAAGATAGCTTCCAGGCTGCCCAGACCCTTGAAAAATTTTATTGTTTTTAACATGAATCCAACCATCAGAAATTACAATACAACTCAGTTCTTCATAAGAGGTAGAGCATTTCATACCCGACTCAAGACTGGCACCACCTTCAATATCAATATTGCCTTGAACATAAACTGTACCCGTAATCTCTAAAAGCTGGCGATTGGTTAAATTAAGATTGCCGGTGATTGTTACTGGGCCCAAACTTGAAGTGCCAGGAGGTGGACTATAATCGCCTTCGATAAGACAGGGGGGGGTAGGAGGTTGTTGGCCGCATCCAGCTTCATCTTTCCATTCCTGAATGTTAGCATCGGAAACGGGCATGTCACCGACCGCCGGATCTGGAGAATCAGGATGAGCAGTACCCGGGCTTCCAGAATAATTATTTAACCAGTCAAGCGAACTTTGATCAATGAATTGATAATAAGCATCGCCCTGTATCTCGCTATTTAAAATAGTATTGGCATAAGCATTCCCATAAATTCTTACTTCCTCAATAGAGGTAATAATACCCCCAAGCCAAATTTTGATATTGAGGTCACCGGTTATTTGAGTCCAACTTGGATTATCATCGTTCCAATCAGGACTATATTTAGCCACCCCATTACCATATCCTTCATTTTGATCCTTACACCAAATCCAGTATTTATTACTATCGGCTTTTGTATCTACTATTAACCAATAAAAAGTATTGGCGGTTAAAAGAGGAGGGTTAGGAATGGCGACATTAATCCAGCCATAAGTGTCAGTTACTTTAGAAGCATCTAAAGTGGCGGACGTTAAAACTGTTGTACTGGGTGAACCGTTATCGTCAGTTAGAATTCTAAGAGTCCGATTCTTTGGATTCCCGTTTTTTTCCAGATAAAGGCTGACTTGAACTAAGCGTTCGGTTTTGTTGGTTTTGAAGCTTTGAGCTAAATCTAATACTGGTGAACTTTGACCAAAAACTTGGTCATTGTTACAAACGGCCCACTGCTGGTTAAGATCCGTGCCCGAAGCTACAAAAACATCGCCAGTGATTGTGGCACCAGGATCACCATCAATGTTGCCATTAGAGTAAACATTGCCAATCACGCCACCAATACCCTCAATCCGACTATTATTTTCCATTTTTAGTCCTCCTTCGCCAATCTGAGCACCGTAATAAAAAGCAGGGGTGGTTGTATTAAGTTTGAGTACAGTAGTTATAGTCCGTAAAATATTATTAAGATTACCCTGAGAAGTGACTGTTTTTTGAGTTGGGCTACCAGAAATATTAATATCCGCACTTGCTCCATTAATACTCAAAGTATTGTCAGCAACATAAAGCTTGCCTTTCTGAATTCTTAAAAGACTGTCTTCTATTCCAGCTTCAGCTGCATAATAAGCTTGGTTTGATTTGGTAATATTGGCAGAAATTATTTGTTGCCCTAGAGTTAGAATGGCAACGCTTATTCCAATGGCAAAAATTAGAGCCAGAATTATAATGGTAAAAAATAGGGCAGCAAAACCTTCTTGACGAGTTAATTGATTCATTGTTGATATTGCCGAAGAGAGGCGGCTGATTTTAAATTAACTGAAGCCTGATATTCTGTTCGACCACTTGAATCCTTATAATTGATTATCAAATCAATCTGAACCGAAGGAATTTGATTTGTAATAATTTGGCGAAACACCAAGTTTGTGATTTCTACTCTTTCTGAGGTTAAAACAATAGGATCTTGCGACTCTTTTTTAAAACAAAGATGAGTACCGCAGATATAAAAATCTATATAAGTTGAGTTTTCTCCGGTTGGTAAATGATTGCTTGTTTTTAGAGAAAGTTGGCCGGGATGAGCATTAAAGATACTAGTCGGTTCATAAATATTTTCTGCTTCTTTGACTTCGTAAACTATTACTTCCATAACTCTTCTGGCATTGTCTAAAGTTTCTCTCATGACCCGTGTTTTTATATTGATTTCGATCGCCCAAATTAAAAAAGAAAAAATAACAACAATCACGGTTGCCAAAATAGCAATATAAACCAAAACTTCTATTAGCGTAAAACTTTTTTGTTGGCTACGGTTCATTATTATCATCGCCAATTGGTAAGATAAGTAGTAATCTCTACATTTTTATCTTGCCAAGAAACAGTTACTGTTATTTTCCTTGTTTCGGGATCATCTGTTCCTCCGCTCTCGACAATGTTATCGTTAGCATCCCTGTCTACACTTTCAAAAATAACCTTACGTAAAAATCCATTGATTATTTCTTCTCCTAAAGCCAATGTCCACTGTGGGGGGGTGTCCCCGATTTGTTCTTGGTGGTAAGCAACTTCGGTAGTTAAAGTTCCAAGTCCGTCCACGTTCCACGTAGTTCCATCTCTAAAATTGCGAACAGCCTCGATTGTTTCTTGGGCTAAGAAATTAGCCAGAGTAGTTTCTTTAATTGAATGAGAAGTTTTTAGAGAAAAAACCAATATACCAAAAATTCCGATAAAGGATATTAACAAAACAGCAATAGCTACTAAAATTTCTATTACAGAAATTCCTTTTTGATTATTGATGGTTGTTGACATAGATTAAAGTTTTATTGTATTTCTTTGGTTCCTCCATATGGCCCTTCGGTTACCGAATCATTGACGTCAGCTAAATAGTGAGCAATCTCCTTATCTACTCCGCCCTCTACGATATAGATTATGACTTCTTGGTTAGTTCTCCCTTGATTACGATCACGATGGATACAAAGATTAAAAGTATCAAGAGAGTGGGTATGAACTTGGAATGTTTGATCAATCCCATCGACAATAAATATTCCTGCCCAATCAAATTCTGTTTTATCAGCATTGAAATAATCAGCCATATCAACTTGTTCTGTCTGAGGAATATCGGGAAAATAAAACTTTAACAAGGTTGCA
The genomic region above belongs to Candidatus Nealsonbacteria bacterium and contains:
- a CDS encoding type II secretion system protein, with translation MIIMNRSQQKSFTLIEVLVYIAILATVIVVIFSFLIWAIEINIKTRVMRETLDNARRVMEVIVYEVKEAENIYEPTSIFNAHPGQLSLKTSNHLPTGENSTYIDFYICGTHLCFKKESQDPIVLTSERVEITNLVFRQIITNQIPSVQIDLIINYKDSSGRTEYQASVNLKSAASLRQYQQ